The following are encoded together in the Chromatiaceae bacterium genome:
- a CDS encoding DUF433 domain-containing protein produces MNQDTLLQRITTRPEVFGGKPIIRNLRIFVELVLSLLAQGEPYAAILEDYPGLDQDDINACLAYAHTVIAHDRIDRIAVAG; encoded by the coding sequence ATGAATCAAGATACCTTACTGCAACGCATCACTACGCGCCCCGAGGTATTCGGCGGCAAACCCATTATTCGCAACCTGCGCATTTTCGTTGAGTTGGTGTTAAGCCTCTTGGCGCAAGGTGAGCCCTACGCCGCCATCCTTGAGGATTATCCTGGCCTTGACCAGGACGACATCAACGCCTGCCTCGCCTATGCCCATACGGTCATTGCCCATGACCGCATCGATAGGATCGCGGTTGCCGGGTGA
- a CDS encoding type II toxin-antitoxin system PrlF family antitoxin, whose product MPATLEVESTLTDRYQTTVPETVRRALKLGKRDKIHYTIRPGGEVVLTRAAVSEGDDPVLGSFLGFLARDITHHPERLQAVDAGLVQRLQSLVGSIEVDLDAALSADNE is encoded by the coding sequence ATGCCAGCCACCCTCGAAGTCGAATCCACTCTGACCGATCGCTATCAGACCACGGTGCCGGAAACCGTGCGCCGCGCCCTCAAGCTCGGCAAGCGCGACAAGATCCACTACACCATCCGGCCCGGCGGCGAGGTCGTGCTGACGCGCGCCGCTGTTTCCGAGGGAGACGACCCGGTGCTGGGGTCTTTCCTGGGATTCCTGGCTCGCGACATCACCCACCATCCCGAGCGCCTGCAGGCTGTGGATGCGGGTCTCGTCCAAAGGCTCCAGTCGCTGGTCGGGAGCATCGAAGTCGATCTCGATGCCGCCCTGTCGGCAGACAATGAATGA
- a CDS encoding type II toxin-antitoxin system YhaV family toxin, which yields MSAGKPTPLVIHGWTVFAHPLFLAQLEVLAQQVESFKQEDPVGYVKKNASKRLAAITKLAFDVIPQDPLRPEYRQGGTLGDDHKHWFRAKFFQQYRLFFRYHAEAKVIVFAWVNDEDTKRAYESSDDAYRVFRKMLESGHPPDGWNPLLAEARAKGQRLRRFATGIAP from the coding sequence ATGAGCGCGGGCAAGCCCACACCCCTGGTCATCCACGGCTGGACGGTTTTCGCCCATCCGCTGTTCCTGGCCCAGCTTGAAGTGCTGGCGCAGCAGGTCGAGTCCTTCAAGCAAGAGGACCCGGTCGGGTACGTGAAAAAGAACGCTAGCAAGCGACTGGCGGCGATCACCAAATTGGCGTTCGACGTTATCCCGCAAGACCCGCTGCGGCCGGAGTACCGCCAGGGCGGCACTCTGGGCGACGATCACAAGCACTGGTTCCGGGCAAAGTTCTTCCAGCAGTACCGACTGTTCTTCCGCTACCACGCTGAAGCCAAGGTGATCGTGTTCGCGTGGGTCAACGACGAGGACACCAAGCGCGCCTACGAGAGCAGCGACGACGCCTACCGGGTGTTCCGCAAGATGCTGGAAAGCGGCCATCCGCCAGACGGCTGGAACCCGTTGCTAGCCGAGGCTCGGGCCAAGGGACAACGCTTGCGGCGGTTTGCCACGGGCATCGCGCCGTAA
- the bioB gene encoding biotin synthase BioB produces MSSPQSCHQLRHDWSLDEVVALFDQPFMDLLFRAQLAHRACFDPNKVQVSTLLSIKTGACPEDCGYCAQSATHGADLEPERLLPLAEVTAAAAAAKARGATRFCMGAAWRNPTDKHLDRVTAMIAAVHDLGLETCVTLGMLTDAQTQRLKTAGLDYYNHNLDTSPEFYGQIITTRTYQDRLDTLARVQRAGLKVCSGGILGMGESRQDRASLLRQLANLPQHPESVPINLLVQVKGTPLHGTARLDPLELVRTLAVARLLMPASQVRLSAGRSDMSDELQALCFLAGANSIFYGERLLTTPNAGADRDLDLFQRLGMSFEEVDAAERSVPGPCERCEAH; encoded by the coding sequence ATGTCCAGTCCCCAGTCCTGCCACCAACTCCGTCACGACTGGTCCCTCGACGAGGTGGTGGCCCTGTTCGATCAGCCCTTCATGGACCTGCTCTTTCGCGCCCAGTTGGCCCACCGGGCCTGTTTCGACCCCAACAAGGTCCAGGTTAGCACCCTCCTCAGCATCAAGACCGGGGCCTGTCCCGAGGATTGCGGCTACTGCGCCCAGAGCGCGACCCATGGCGCGGATCTGGAACCCGAGCGCCTCTTGCCCCTGGCGGAGGTGACGGCCGCCGCCGCCGCCGCCAAGGCCCGGGGGGCGACCCGTTTCTGCATGGGCGCGGCGTGGCGCAACCCCACGGACAAGCATCTGGACCGGGTGACAGCCATGATCGCGGCGGTCCACGACCTGGGTCTGGAGACCTGCGTCACCCTGGGGATGCTGACGGACGCCCAGACCCAGCGCCTCAAGACCGCCGGCCTGGACTACTACAACCACAACCTGGACACCTCCCCCGAGTTCTACGGCCAGATCATCACCACCCGGACCTATCAGGACCGGCTGGACACCCTGGCCCGGGTCCAGCGCGCGGGCCTCAAGGTGTGCAGTGGCGGTATCCTGGGCATGGGCGAGTCGCGGCAGGATCGCGCCTCCCTGCTGCGGCAACTGGCCAATCTGCCCCAGCACCCGGAATCGGTGCCCATCAACCTGCTCGTTCAGGTGAAGGGCACCCCCCTCCATGGCACGGCCCGGCTCGATCCCCTGGAGTTGGTGCGCACCCTCGCCGTGGCCCGCCTGCTGATGCCGGCCTCCCAGGTGCGCCTGTCCGCCGGCCGCTCCGACATGAGTGATGAGTTGCAGGCCCTCTGTTTCCTCGCCGGCGCCAATTCCATCTTCTACGGTGAACGCCTGCTGACGACCCCCAACGCCGGGGCGGATCGCGACCTGGATCTGTTCCAACGCCTGGGCATGAGCTTCGAGGAGGTCGATGCGGCCGAACGCTCGGTGCCGGGCCCCTGCGAGCGGTGCGAGGCGCATTGA
- a CDS encoding 8-amino-7-oxononanoate synthase, producing MNRDFKSELERRRAAHLYRRRRQIEAAPGPHLILDGRPAIAFCTNDYLGLARHPEVIAACQRGAETYGVGSGSAHLVAGHGPAHQALEEELADFLGRERALLFSTGYMANLGLIQALAGPGEPVFEDRLNHASLIDGALLARARLRRYPHGDMAALRRQLAISSHPESESGSGSSSGFGCESEFGFGCESGSGSGFDASSMPAAGSGPNVVPTTTGRPVALIATDGVFSMDGDLAPLPELAALARAAAVPLLVDDAHGLGVLGREGRGTLDHFGLDAEAVPILMGTLGKALGTFGAFVAGGEDLIETLIQTARSYIYTTAPPPALAAATRASLALARREEWRRERLRELIQTFRRGAEQLGLPLMPSATPIQPILAGTAERALAWSQAMEARGILVTAIRPPTVPEGSARLRVTLCALHSDQDLECLLAALAELPKGARDPGAAS from the coding sequence GTGAACCGCGACTTCAAGAGCGAACTGGAGCGCCGGCGGGCGGCCCATCTCTACCGCCGGCGCCGCCAGATCGAGGCGGCGCCAGGTCCGCACCTGATCCTTGATGGCCGTCCGGCCATTGCCTTTTGCACCAATGATTATCTGGGCCTGGCCCGCCATCCGGAGGTGATCGCCGCCTGCCAGCGGGGGGCCGAGACCTATGGCGTCGGCAGCGGCTCGGCCCACCTGGTCGCTGGTCATGGCCCGGCCCATCAGGCCCTGGAGGAGGAACTGGCCGATTTTCTGGGCCGCGAGCGGGCCCTGCTCTTCTCCACCGGCTACATGGCCAACCTGGGCCTCATCCAGGCCCTGGCCGGGCCGGGCGAGCCCGTCTTCGAGGACCGGCTCAATCATGCCTCCCTGATCGATGGCGCCTTGCTGGCTCGTGCCCGCCTGCGGCGCTATCCCCATGGCGATATGGCGGCCTTGCGGCGCCAGTTGGCGATCTCTTCCCATCCCGAGTCGGAATCCGGTTCGGGGTCCTCGTCCGGATTCGGATGCGAGTCTGAGTTCGGGTTCGGGTGCGAGTCTGGATCCGGGTCTGGGTTCGACGCTAGCTCCATGCCAGCGGCCGGCTCCGGGCCCAATGTCGTGCCCACTACCACCGGCCGCCCGGTGGCCCTCATCGCCACCGATGGCGTCTTCAGCATGGACGGCGATCTGGCGCCCCTCCCCGAGTTGGCGGCTCTTGCCCGGGCCGCGGCCGTACCCCTCCTGGTCGATGACGCCCACGGCCTCGGCGTCCTGGGCCGGGAAGGGCGGGGCACCCTGGATCATTTTGGCCTGGACGCCGAGGCCGTACCGATCCTAATGGGTACCCTGGGCAAGGCCCTCGGCACCTTCGGTGCCTTCGTCGCCGGGGGCGAGGATCTGATCGAGACCCTGATCCAGACCGCCCGGAGTTACATCTACACCACGGCCCCGCCGCCGGCCCTGGCGGCGGCGACCCGCGCCAGCCTGGCCCTGGCCCGCCGCGAGGAGTGGCGGCGGGAGCGCCTCCGGGAACTGATCCAGACCTTCCGCCGGGGGGCGGAACAGCTCGGCCTGCCGCTGATGCCCTCCGCGACCCCCATCCAGCCCATCCTGGCGGGGACCGCCGAGCGCGCCCTGGCCTGGAGTCAGGCCATGGAGGCGCGTGGCATCCTGGTCACCGCCATCCGTCCGCCCACGGTGCCGGAGGGCTCGGCCCGGCTGCGGGTCACCCTCTGCGCCCTGCATAGCGACCAGGATCTGGAATGCCTGCTTGCGGCCCTGGCGGAGTTGCCCAAGGGGGCGCGAGATCCGGGAGCGGCGTCATGA
- the bioH gene encoding pimeloyl-ACP methyl ester esterase BioH, with amino-acid sequence MIAAPLLPPPARGRVGERELNLYRETRGQGPDLVLLHGWGMNAAVWRGLPADLALGHRLTAIELPGHGGSTRDPDWQGLDDWADVCLAAAPDRAVWLGWSLGGLVALAAAQRATERLKGLVLMTATPRFVQASDWPAAMAPATLARFHDGLLADPAGTLERFLALQVRGSEAARDTLRLLKRELAERPAPDPIALALGLDLLRDSDLRPLLQDLDCPSLWLFGARDTLVPAAVGADIAARLPEARVQVIAGAAHAPFLSHPAATTAALLSFLWELEA; translated from the coding sequence ATGATCGCCGCGCCCTTGCTCCCTCCCCCCGCGCGGGGGAGGGTCGGGGAGAGGGAGCTGAACCTCTACCGGGAGACCCGCGGCCAGGGGCCGGACCTGGTGCTGCTCCATGGCTGGGGCATGAACGCCGCCGTCTGGCGCGGCCTGCCCGCCGATCTGGCCCTGGGCCACCGCCTGACGGCCATCGAGCTACCCGGCCATGGCGGCAGTACCCGCGATCCTGACTGGCAAGGGCTTGATGACTGGGCGGACGTCTGTCTGGCGGCGGCCCCGGACCGGGCCGTCTGGTTGGGCTGGTCCCTGGGCGGCCTGGTCGCCCTGGCGGCGGCCCAGCGCGCCACCGAGCGCTTGAAGGGGCTGGTCCTGATGACCGCCACCCCGCGTTTCGTCCAGGCCAGCGACTGGCCCGCGGCCATGGCCCCCGCGACCCTGGCGCGCTTCCACGACGGCCTGCTCGCCGACCCCGCCGGTACCCTGGAGCGCTTTCTCGCCCTCCAGGTGCGGGGCAGCGAGGCGGCGCGGGACACACTGCGCCTGCTCAAGCGAGAACTAGCGGAGCGGCCCGCCCCGGACCCGATCGCCCTGGCCCTGGGCCTGGATCTGCTGCGGGACTCGGACCTGCGCCCCCTGCTCCAGGACCTTGACTGCCCCAGCCTCTGGCTGTTCGGCGCGCGGGATACCCTGGTCCCCGCCGCCGTAGGCGCCGATATCGCCGCCCGGCTGCCCGAGGCGCGGGTCCAGGTCATAGCCGGGGCCGCCCACGCCCCCTTCCTCTCCCACCCGGCGGCGACCACCGCCGCCCTACTGTCCTTTCTCTGGGAACTGGAGGCCTGA
- the bioC gene encoding malonyl-ACP O-methyltransferase BioC has product MAANLDPGLKSPLDKPAARRAFERAAVGYDTVAVLQKEMATRLLERLDYVRLAPRTVLDLGAGTGLALDALQRRYRQARVLALDFAFPMLRLARRRGSLLRRPTCLCADAEALPLAEGSIDFIFSNATLQWCNDLDHTFAELRRVLAPGGLLMFTTFGPDTLRELRAAWAQADGYGHVSPFLDLHDVGDALVRAGFEGPVMDAEHLTLTYQDLGGLMDDLRGLGATNATRERPRGLTGKARWSAMRAAYEVHRHEGRLPATYEVVYGHAWAPLQRLKADGSVTLPMSAIGRASLAGSRGVAGTG; this is encoded by the coding sequence ATGGCCGCGAATCTCGACCCGGGGCTGAAGAGCCCCCTGGATAAGCCCGCCGCCCGTCGTGCCTTCGAGCGGGCGGCGGTCGGTTACGATACCGTCGCCGTGCTGCAAAAGGAGATGGCCACGCGCCTGCTGGAGCGGTTGGACTATGTGCGTCTGGCGCCGAGGACCGTCCTCGACCTGGGGGCCGGCACCGGCCTGGCCCTGGATGCCCTCCAGCGCCGTTATCGCCAGGCCCGGGTCCTGGCCCTGGACTTCGCCTTCCCCATGCTGCGCCTGGCCCGCCGCCGGGGCAGCCTGCTGCGCCGCCCGACCTGCCTCTGCGCCGATGCCGAGGCCCTGCCCCTGGCGGAGGGCAGCATCGACTTCATCTTTTCCAACGCCACCCTCCAGTGGTGCAACGACCTGGACCACACCTTCGCCGAGTTGCGCCGCGTCCTCGCCCCCGGTGGCCTCCTCATGTTTACCACCTTCGGTCCCGATACCCTGCGCGAGTTGCGCGCCGCCTGGGCCCAGGCCGATGGTTACGGCCATGTCAGCCCCTTCCTCGACCTGCACGATGTGGGCGACGCCCTGGTGCGGGCTGGCTTCGAGGGCCCGGTGATGGACGCCGAACACCTGACCCTGACCTACCAGGACTTGGGCGGCCTGATGGACGACCTGCGGGGTCTGGGCGCGACCAACGCCACCCGCGAGCGCCCGCGCGGCCTCACCGGCAAAGCCCGGTGGTCCGCCATGCGCGCCGCTTACGAGGTCCATCGTCACGAGGGTCGCCTGCCCGCCACCTACGAGGTGGTCTATGGCCATGCCTGGGCGCCCCTGCAACGGCTCAAGGCAGACGGCTCCGTGACCTTGCCCATGAGCGCTATTGGCCGCGCGTCCCTGGCGGGAAGCCGAGGGGTCGCGGGAACTGGATGA
- the bioD gene encoding dethiobiotin synthase codes for MPVRTLASGTDGGGPESGRGVEGPPGFFVTGTDTGCGKTEISLGLIQALRQRGLAVQAMKPVASGCEPGPQGLTNPDARRLLAQSSLAVPYAWVNPYAFAPPIAPHIAAREAGVEIDLALIQANAAALAARADLLIVEGVGGWRVPLGPDLALGDLAKALGLPVILVVGLRLGCLNHALLTAESLLAGGVSLAAWVANQVDPGLERREENIRTLAALLPAPCLGVVPWLADPTPAEVAGYLAIETLVRILNRSPRGLG; via the coding sequence ATGCCGGTGAGGACCCTGGCCAGCGGCACGGACGGCGGGGGCCCCGAGTCGGGCAGGGGAGTCGAGGGCCCGCCGGGTTTCTTTGTCACCGGCACCGATACGGGCTGCGGCAAGACCGAGATCAGCCTGGGCCTCATCCAGGCCCTGCGGCAGCGGGGCCTCGCTGTCCAGGCCATGAAGCCCGTGGCCTCGGGCTGCGAACCCGGTCCCCAGGGCCTGACCAATCCCGACGCCCGCCGCCTGCTGGCCCAGTCCAGCCTCGCCGTTCCCTACGCCTGGGTCAACCCCTACGCCTTCGCCCCCCCCATTGCCCCCCATATCGCCGCCCGCGAGGCCGGGGTCGAGATCGATCTGGCCCTGATTCAGGCGAACGCCGCCGCCCTGGCGGCCCGGGCCGACCTGCTCATCGTGGAAGGGGTCGGTGGCTGGCGGGTCCCCCTGGGCCCCGATCTGGCCCTTGGCGACCTCGCCAAGGCACTGGGTCTGCCCGTGATCCTGGTCGTCGGCCTGCGTCTGGGCTGTCTCAACCATGCCCTCCTGACCGCCGAGAGCCTTCTCGCGGGCGGGGTCAGCCTGGCGGCTTGGGTCGCCAACCAGGTCGATCCGGGCCTGGAGCGGCGGGAGGAAAATATCCGCACCCTTGCCGCCCTCCTTCCCGCCCCCTGCCTGGGGGTGGTCCCCTGGCTGGCGGACCCGACGCCGGCGGAGGTGGCCGGATACCTCGCAATCGAAACGCTGGTGAGGATTTTGAATCGCTCGCCCAGGGGGCTGGGGTGA
- a CDS encoding class I SAM-dependent DNA methyltransferase has protein sequence MDDAATPLPLLSDDPPEDDALDPAIVAAFIARWSAASGTERANYQLFLTELCTLLGLPRPDPAREDTQDNVYCFERRVCFQHGDGTQSQGFIDLYRRACYVLECKQTGLELDTRGWDKAMLRAHGQAVQYVRALPVAEGRPPFVVVVDVGRSIELYSEFSRSGGAYIPYPDPRSHRLRLEDLRRPGIRVRLRALWLDPLSLDLSRRAARVTRDIAARLARLAVSLESAGHAPEVTAAFLIRCLFTLFAEDVGLIKLGGFTDLLQSVRADPAQFVPLTEHLWREMNLGAAFSVILRERVPRFNGGLFAAGQALPLDRDQLDLLIDAGRADWRHVEPAIFGTLLERALDPRERHALGAHYTPRAYVERLVLPTVIAPLREEWTAVHSAAFSLHEQGKDPEAIRLVSAFQVRLANIRVLDPACGSGNFLYVTLEHLKRLEGEVLDTLESLGQRQLLMAMEGVSVDPHQLLGLEINPRAAAIAETVLWIGYLQWHFRTHGNVNPPEPVIRDFRNIQCRDAVLAYDRVEWVTDAAGRPVTRWDGRTYQPHPVTGEPVPDENARLPLERYLNPRRAEWPEADFVVGNPPFIGAGTLRRALGDGYVEALRTTWREVPESADYVMYWWERAAELTRGGHLRRFGFITTNSLRQTFNRRVLERHLKAAEPLSLLFAVPDHPWVDSAGGAAVRIGMTVAEAGDKLGVIDQVVAERSGQGEGLDVDLERTAGRIHADLRIGADVASAVALLANRDLSNPGVKLHGAGFIVTPKEALTLGLGRVLGLDRHIRAYLNGRDLTQNSRGVMVIDLFGLNADEVRSRYPEVYQRVLERVKPERDQNKRESRKLNWWLFGETNPKLRRQLAGLSRYIATVETAKHRTFVFLDQSILPDNMLVNIAVDDAWLLGVLSCRIHVFWALATGGRLGMGNDPRYNKTRCFETFPFPAPNDPVGRVRAGMPVTRRPAAVSSGYAALTRPTDPLNPAEALKTRIRQLAEDLDAHRKARQALHPGLTMTGMYNVLDMLRRGEPLSPKDKIIHEQGLVSVLRQLHDELDAAVLAAYGWEDLIPALVGKGSGNGVEETILLRLVALNTERATEERRGLIRWLRPEFQHPGGGATVQTEAKITAATPTASGPKPDWPKTLPEQFQALRAALATRPGPLSAADLAQGFTRAPRSRIAELLETLATLGHARRLDDGRYLPG, from the coding sequence ATGGACGACGCTGCCACGCCGCTGCCCCTCTTGTCGGACGACCCGCCAGAGGACGATGCCCTTGACCCCGCCATCGTTGCGGCCTTCATCGCCCGCTGGTCCGCCGCGAGCGGTACCGAGCGGGCCAACTACCAGCTTTTCCTGACCGAACTCTGTACCCTGCTTGGCCTGCCCCGGCCGGACCCGGCGCGGGAAGACACCCAGGACAACGTCTACTGCTTCGAGCGCCGCGTTTGCTTTCAGCACGGCGACGGCACCCAGAGCCAGGGCTTCATCGACCTCTACCGCCGCGCCTGCTATGTCCTGGAATGCAAACAGACCGGCCTGGAACTGGATACCCGCGGCTGGGACAAGGCCATGCTCCGCGCCCACGGCCAGGCGGTGCAATATGTCCGCGCCCTGCCCGTGGCGGAGGGCCGGCCGCCCTTCGTGGTGGTCGTGGACGTGGGACGGAGCATCGAACTCTACAGCGAGTTCAGCCGCAGCGGCGGGGCCTATATCCCCTACCCAGACCCCCGCTCCCACCGCCTCCGCCTGGAGGACCTGCGCCGGCCCGGGATCCGCGTCCGGCTGCGGGCCCTCTGGCTCGACCCGCTCAGCCTCGACCTCAGCCGCCGCGCCGCCCGCGTCACCCGGGACATCGCCGCCCGCCTGGCGCGCCTCGCCGTCTCGCTGGAGTCCGCCGGCCATGCCCCCGAGGTGACCGCCGCCTTCCTCATCCGTTGCCTCTTCACCCTCTTTGCCGAGGACGTGGGGCTCATCAAACTGGGCGGCTTCACCGACCTGTTGCAATCGGTGCGGGCCGATCCCGCCCAGTTCGTCCCGCTGACCGAGCACCTCTGGCGGGAGATGAACCTGGGCGCCGCCTTCTCGGTCATCCTGCGCGAGCGGGTGCCGCGCTTCAACGGCGGCCTCTTCGCCGCGGGCCAGGCCCTGCCGCTCGACCGCGACCAGCTCGACCTGCTGATCGACGCCGGCCGGGCCGACTGGCGCCACGTCGAGCCCGCCATCTTCGGCACCCTGCTGGAACGCGCCCTCGACCCGCGGGAGCGCCACGCCCTGGGTGCCCACTACACCCCTCGCGCCTACGTCGAGCGGTTGGTGCTGCCTACCGTCATCGCCCCCCTGCGCGAGGAATGGACCGCCGTCCATAGCGCCGCCTTCAGCCTGCACGAGCAGGGCAAGGACCCGGAGGCCATCCGGCTGGTCAGTGCCTTCCAGGTCCGCCTGGCCAACATCCGGGTGCTCGACCCCGCGTGCGGCTCCGGCAATTTCCTCTACGTCACCCTCGAGCATCTCAAGCGCCTGGAGGGCGAGGTCCTGGATACCCTGGAGTCCCTCGGCCAGCGCCAACTGCTGATGGCCATGGAGGGGGTGAGCGTCGATCCCCACCAACTTCTCGGCTTGGAGATCAACCCCCGCGCCGCCGCCATCGCCGAGACAGTGCTGTGGATCGGCTATCTGCAATGGCACTTCCGCACCCACGGCAACGTCAACCCGCCGGAACCCGTGATCCGCGACTTCCGCAATATCCAGTGCCGCGATGCCGTGCTCGCCTACGACCGGGTTGAATGGGTCACGGACGCGGCGGGCCGGCCGGTCACCCGCTGGGACGGGCGGACCTACCAGCCCCATCCGGTCACCGGCGAGCCGGTCCCGGACGAGAACGCCCGGTTGCCGCTGGAACGCTACCTCAACCCCCGGCGGGCGGAGTGGCCGGAGGCGGATTTCGTGGTGGGTAATCCGCCCTTCATTGGCGCCGGCACCCTGCGCCGTGCCCTGGGCGACGGCTATGTGGAGGCCCTGCGCACGACCTGGCGGGAGGTCCCGGAGTCCGCCGATTACGTCATGTACTGGTGGGAGCGTGCCGCCGAGCTGACGCGGGGCGGGCACCTGCGTCGCTTCGGCTTCATCACCACCAACAGCCTGCGCCAGACCTTCAACCGCCGGGTGCTGGAGCGGCACCTCAAGGCCGCCGAGCCCCTGTCACTGCTGTTTGCGGTCCCGGATCACCCCTGGGTCGATTCGGCGGGCGGGGCGGCGGTGCGGATCGGCATGACCGTGGCCGAGGCGGGCGATAAGCTAGGTGTTATCGACCAGGTGGTGGCCGAACGTAGCGGCCAGGGCGAGGGGCTGGACGTTGATCTGGAGCGGACGGCCGGGCGCATCCATGCCGACCTGCGGATTGGGGCCGATGTAGCTTCGGCTGTAGCGTTGCTTGCTAATCGGGACCTCAGCAATCCCGGAGTCAAACTCCATGGTGCCGGCTTCATCGTCACGCCGAAAGAAGCCTTGACCCTGGGTTTGGGTCGTGTGCTCGGCCTAGACCGACACATTCGCGCTTATCTGAATGGCCGCGATCTGACCCAAAATTCGCGGGGCGTCATGGTCATTGACCTGTTTGGGCTAAACGCAGACGAAGTGAGGTCGCGTTATCCCGAGGTCTACCAGCGGGTGTTGGAGCGGGTCAAGCCGGAACGGGACCAGAACAAACGCGAATCCAGGAAGCTGAATTGGTGGCTCTTCGGGGAGACCAATCCGAAGCTCAGGAGACAACTCGCGGGACTATCCCGCTATATCGCCACCGTCGAGACCGCCAAGCATCGCACCTTCGTGTTCCTGGACCAGTCCATCCTGCCGGACAACATGCTGGTCAACATCGCAGTCGATGACGCCTGGCTCTTGGGGGTTCTCTCCTGCCGCATCCATGTCTTCTGGGCGCTTGCCACCGGCGGTCGCTTGGGCATGGGCAATGATCCCCGCTACAACAAGACCCGCTGCTTCGAGACCTTCCCCTTCCCCGCCCCTAACGATCCCGTAGGTCGGGTTAGGGCAGGGATGCCCGTAACCCGACGCCCGGCCGCGGTCTCGTCGGGTTACGCTGCGCTAACCCGACCTACGGATCCCCTTAACCCCGCGGAGGCCCTCAAGACCCGCATTCGCCAACTGGCCGAGGACCTCGACGCCCACCGCAAGGCCCGTCAGGCGCTGCACCCGGGGCTGACCATGACCGGCATGTACAACGTGCTGGACATGCTGCGTCGGGGCGAACCCCTGAGCCCCAAGGATAAGATCATCCACGAACAGGGCCTGGTTTCGGTTCTGCGTCAGCTCCACGATGAACTCGACGCCGCCGTCCTCGCCGCCTACGGCTGGGAGGACCTGATCCCGGCCCTGGTAGGAAAGGGCTCGGGGAACGGGGTGGAGGAGACGATCCTGCTGCGCCTTGTCGCCCTCAACACCGAGCGCGCGACCGAGGAGCGTCGTGGCCTCATCCGCTGGCTGCGCCCCGAATTCCAGCATCCCGGCGGTGGCGCCACCGTCCAGACCGAGGCGAAAATCACCGCCGCCACGCCTACCGCCAGCGGCCCCAAACCCGACTGGCCTAAGACCCTGCCTGAGCAGTTCCAGGCCCTGCGCGCCGCCCTTGCCACCCGCCCCGGCCCACTCAGCGCCGCCGACCTGGCCCAAGGCTTCACCCGCGCCCCTCGCTCCCGGATCGCCGAACTCCTGGAGACCCTCGCCACCCTCGGCCACGCCCGCCGCCTGGACGATGGCCGCTACCTGCCCGGCTAG
- the xerC gene encoding tyrosine recombinase XerC has protein sequence MSEASAADQDPAAPALAAFLAHLAHERRLSPLTLTNYRRDLERIGAWRAGAGAGLDWATMTPEEVRRYVAWRHRGGAGGKTLQRELSALRSLFNYLLREGRLGANPAQGIRAPKTERKLPTTFEADQLCALLDQAQSEDPLALRDRAMIELFYSSGLRLAELVSINLNDIDLEDASLEVLGKGAKRRRVPVGAQAIAAVRHWHQVRGQLASPGEAALFVSQRGSRIHPRTVEQRLQHWAAAQGAGRHLHPHLLRHSFASHLLESSGDLRAVQELLGHANIGTTQIYTHLDFQHLAQVYDQAHPRARRKGPATED, from the coding sequence ATGTCGGAAGCCAGCGCCGCCGACCAGGACCCGGCGGCCCCCGCACTGGCCGCCTTCCTGGCCCACCTGGCCCACGAACGCCGGCTCTCGCCCCTGACCCTGACGAATTACCGCCGCGACCTGGAACGGATCGGCGCCTGGCGCGCGGGGGCGGGCGCGGGTCTGGACTGGGCGACCATGACCCCGGAGGAGGTGCGCCGCTATGTCGCCTGGCGGCATCGCGGCGGCGCCGGCGGCAAGACCCTGCAGCGCGAACTCTCGGCCCTGCGCAGCCTCTTCAACTACCTGCTGCGGGAGGGCCGCCTAGGCGCCAACCCCGCCCAAGGCATCCGCGCCCCCAAGACCGAGCGCAAACTGCCCACCACCTTCGAGGCCGACCAACTCTGCGCCCTGCTGGACCAGGCCCAGTCCGAGGACCCCCTGGCCCTGCGCGACCGGGCCATGATCGAGCTCTTCTACTCCAGTGGCCTGCGTCTGGCGGAACTGGTCTCGATCAACCTCAACGACATCGACCTGGAGGATGCCAGTCTGGAGGTCCTCGGCAAGGGCGCCAAGCGTCGGCGCGTCCCCGTGGGTGCCCAGGCCATCGCGGCCGTGCGGCACTGGCATCAGGTGCGCGGCCAACTGGCCAGCCCCGGGGAAGCCGCCCTCTTCGTCAGCCAGCGCGGGTCCCGCATCCACCCCCGCACCGTCGAGCAGCGCCTCCAGCACTGGGCGGCGGCACAGGGCGCCGGCCGCCACCTGCACCCCCACCTGCTGCGCCACTCCTTCGCCAGCCACCTGCTGGAATCCTCCGGCGACCTGCGCGCCGTCCAGGAACTCCTCGGCCACGCCAATATCGGCACCACCCAGATCTACACCCACCTGGATTTTCAGCACCTGGCCCAGGTCTATGACCAGGCCCACCCCCGAGCGCGGCGCAAGGGCCCGGCAACCGAGGATTAA